The nucleotide sequence tgcattacaagtaacgtgagttatgtaatcagattactttttttcaagtaactaataaagtaatgcattactttttaatttacgaGAAAATATccaagttactttttcaaataagtaatgccagtcactttgttttcccatttattgataagtctcctgtccccatgttgagagaaattggaaGTACAGAGGTGttgtgtgcactgtgtaaacATAATGCTACTGTAGTTCTAGccttaattcatctcactcgcaaaaaaaacatacagtattcatcaaaatgaattaaaacggTGAAATGCAAATGACGCAATATGACGCAAcgcaaatattaaaaacaaacaagcaagctaTGCCCagatataaaaagtaacataacgcaTTTCCATAaaactttccataaaaagtaaggAGTAACCCAACATTGCAGTACATTAcgtttaaaagtaattttacattaaaaaaaacaaaacatttaaatgcttaTGTTCATTGTCCaaaatttgagtaattttgcattttggagGGAAAATCTGTgtttaaggaatagttcacccacaaatataaatgtacacCAAGATgtaaataagtttgtttctttattatatCAGTTTTacagaaatttagcattatatcacttgctcaccaatggatcctctgcagtaaatgggtgctgtcagaatgagagtccaaacagctactgtaaaaaaaaactcacaataattcacaagtaatccatatgactccagtccatcaattaatattttctaaagCAATAAGCTGCATGTTTTTAGGAAACAAATTCAttattaaggcattttaactttaaaatttaacattGCTTCTCTGGGGTGCGAAAATAAATTGCTTCAGTTCGCTTTTCCGTATGCATCGTGATTCTCTGTGCATCTCAGAATTTCTGTGTCAATTCAGAgattagtttttaacagcagatggtgatttttttttttttttttttttattgtaatttaaaaaaaatgaaactttcatatattccaCTTTTATTACATGtcaagtaaaatatttcaaaagttttttgttttaattttgatgattagagcgtacagctcatgaaagtcaaaaatccagtatctcgaaatattagaatatttacatttttgtttaattaaatgtccATTCTCACGGTATAAATTCCGGATATCTcctgttctttgaaaccacactaatggggaagactgctgacttggcaatggtccagaagacaatcattgacaccctccacaaagagagcaagtcacagaaggtcattactgaatggggtggctgtttacagagtgctgtatcaaagcatattaaatgcaaagttgactggaaggacgAAATTGGGTAGgcaaaggtgcacaagcaacagaaTGACATTGAACTTTTGAGAATACTGTCAAGTAAAGCCAGTTCAAtcacttgggagagcttcacaaggagtagAATGAAGCTGGAGTTAGCGCATCAAGCGTTACCACactcagacgtcttcaggaaaagggccaccaagccacttctgaaacagaaagaatgtcagaagcatcttacttgggctaaggagaaaaagaactggactgttgctcagtggtccaaagtcctcttttcagataaaagtaaattttgcatttcatgatcccagagtctggaggaaggctggagaggcacagaatccaagctgcttgaagtccagtgtgaagtttctgaagtcagtgatgatttggggtgccgtGACGTCTGCTAGTGTTGatccattgtgttttattaagtcCAAAATCAATGCAGCTgtctaccaggagattttggagcactttatgcttctatctgctgacaagctttatggagatgctgatttccttttccagcagaactttagcacctgcccacagtgcaaagaacacttccaagtggtttgctgaccatattactgtgctttattgaccagccaacatgcctgacctgaaccccattgagaatctatgaaagatgagaaacagtcaatCCAACAATGTACAGATGATCTGAAGGCTcagtagtgcctcagcagtgtcACAGGCTGATCACTTTCGTGCCACActtcactgatgctgtaatttgtgctaggagaaagtaatttgctgtaatatgagctgccgaccaagtattgagtgcataaatgaacatactttaaaaaacctgaacttttctttttctgcaaatccgttttttgattgatcttaggaaatattctaatattttgagatactggatttttgactttcatgagctgtaagctctaatcatcaaaataaaaaaaataaaaaatctttagaaatattttccttacatgtaatgaatctagaatatatgaaagttccATGGAAAATAAGttccaataaaaaaatgaactttcatgatattctaatttcttgagatgcacctgtatttttttaatcacacaaaTAGCATTTGTGCATTTGGCTAATTCAAAGAATGTAAGTGGTAAATGTACTTGCACGTcccttttttttctgcttttatgaatgtaaacagcccactgtgaacactTGTAATTCACTTTTGGTTCAAGTGGTGTGTGTGTTAAGCTACTGGATGCAAACAGAGTATGGCTGTTTCCAAAGCACCCAGTGCCATctactgttaaaaactaagcacAGAATTGATTCAAGAGAGAATCACAAGTCCACAATGCATAATAATGCTTTGTTTAGTGAAAAATGTCTATCAACttttgtcctctcacatcaaaatccactgacaCGTTTGTTTAGAagtgttttggcttgtaaatggtGATTGATCTGTGTATATTTCTCTCCCGATTCAGAATTTGCAGTATTCAGtaagtttaaaaatgtcttaatgatgaatttattacaaacacaaagcttctcatttcacaagacattaattgatggactggagtgcgtgtattacttgtggattattgtaatgtttcatcagctgtttggactcccattcacagcaaaggatccattggtgagcaagtgatgtaatgctaaatttctcccgatctgttctgatgaagaaataaactcatttatatcttggatggcctgaaggtgagtaCATTTAAAGCAAATTTTAATGTTTGGATGAATTATTCCCTAAAAAGAACCCAGGAATGCTACACTACTATTAGTTGGCAAAAGCATAAACATATTAGTCTAAACATGAACGTGGGGCTGCTGATGACATGATCATGTATATACAGGAGGCCGCTGAGCTGTCCTCTCTGAAGCCCCAGCTGGATGAGCTCGGGGTCCCTCTGTATGCTGTAGTGAAGGAGAATGTAGGTACAGAGATCCAGGACTTCAGGCCTCAGTTCGCAGGGAAGATTTTTCTGGATGAAAAGGTTAGTACATTCTCAggccacccaaaaatgagattgtgtcatcatttactcatcctcatgtcattccaaacgtTGAGAAAAAGAAGTTTGTTCATCTtagaaacacaaatgaagatgtttttaataaaacttgaGAGCTTTCTGTGCCTCCATTGTAAGAATGTGAAACCACAACTTTGATGCTTCATAAAGAGATCATAAAAGAAATCCATATGAAGTGAGCGTTTTAATCCAAGTCATAATTCACTGATTTATTATTCTACCTGGGTGTCTATTTGTGCACAGCAAGCTTTTTATGGGCCACAACAGAGGAAGATGGGTGTGCTTGGTTTCATTCGTTTGGGAGTCTGGCAAAACTTTATAAGGGCCTGGAAGTCAGGTTTCCAGGGGAACATGAATGGAGAAGGTTTCATCCTGGGAGGGGTGTTTGTCATTGGGTCTGGTGAACAGGTAATCTATTAGATATTTCATAAAACCATTACAAAGCAAGAGAGTgcttttgcagtgcatttcagAGTTTCAGTCACTTGCTTGTCCTCACACAtcctgtgtttttattgttttcaggGGGTTCTTCTAGAGCACAGAGAAAAGGAGTTTGGAGATAAAGTCAGCATAGAGTCGGTTTTGGAAGCCGCTAAGAAAATCGTGGTAGAGAAGTAGATGTTGTCTAAGTTTGTCAGGTGTTTGATTAAAATAGCTTAAGGAAAGTTCTCCTTTTGATCTAGAGTCACAATCCACCTCATCACACTTCATTGCTCCTACTAATGCTGTGAATAAAGAGAAACGCTCAGGTTATGTTGAATTGTTAGCACTGACTGATACACTTAAGTGACAATGCCACAGAGTTGCATGTGGCCTCATATTAATTTAGGTACTTTAGCATGAACAAATGGGACTAATGTTGTGGAATTAAGTAATATTGTTTTTGCACTTTAGAAATAGCTTCTCATGAGtcattgtattgttgtttttcaCCCATACTGTGTTTCTTTGGTTGCCCGCTGCCACACTGCTGGTTTTTGTGGTATGTGTATTAATGAAAGTCTGTCTCCAAACTCCAAGTTGAAAGAGCAGATTTGATGCAAACACATGCTTACAATCCTGCTGGCTTCTGGTCAGTGAGCAACCAAAGGTTCAGCTAGGGATGGACACGATGAACAATAAACATGTCATCTCCAAAAATTCAGGTTGTCTTCATTTGAGATTCTTTGGTGTTTTTGAGAAACCATGTATTGTAGgcatttgtgaccctgcaccacaaaaccagtcataagggtacatttttgaaatatcatctgaaagctgaataaataagcttaccattgatgtatggtttgtggggatagaacaatatttggttgagatactatttgaaaatctagaatctgagggtgcaaaaaaatctaaatattgagaaaatcgaaaagttgttcagatgaagttcttagaaataCAAATTACTAAATTTTGATATTTACaattggaaatttacaaaaatatcttcatggaacatgatctttgcttaacatcctaatgatttttgtcataaaagaaaaattcatcattttgacccatacaatgtatttttggctattgctacaaatgtacccgtgctagttttgtggtccagggtcacatttgaattatatttctGCACAACACAACTTGCTGCTGAGCCTTTCAGCTCTAATCCCCGATTAGTATATTGAATAGGTAACAAAGTGCTTTTCTTTGTCCACCTACTGTACACTTGCGTTTTAAAGGCAGAGGACTTTGAAACGGCCCTCATGATGGCATTATGTTTGTTTAATCATGTTTAAACAGAAATCTGGGGAAGGCGTTTGATTCAGAAAATGTCTGAATTAACGagtagttcaccaaaaaatgaaaatttgttgaaaatttactcacccttaataAACTGCTcatcagtggatcctctgcagtaaatgggtgcatgggtaagaaacaaattaatcaAGGCCTTttagtccactttcagaacaaaaatttatagataatgtactcacccccttttcatccaagatgttcatgtctttctttcttcagccataaagaaattgttttttgagggaaacatttcaggatatttctccatataatggactgatatggtgcctttgaaaaatgcactttaaatgcggctgtaaacggttcccagccgagaaagaagggtatctagcgtaacgattggttatctcaaatgcttgtcttgtcttgctctgcctgaactctgtgtattctcgctcaagacagttagggtatgtcgaaaaactccaatcctattttctccttcaattttaaaaatcatttcaaaatcatcctacatcactacagaagtaccgacccagtctttgcaaagtgaacatgcaaagaagatcaaacacacttaacaaaaaaggtaaaacagcgatataggacaattttgaagtttagggagaacatgagatgggagtttttcaacatacccttactgtcatgaactgaaaaaaaacaattcaggcacagcaagacaagatgagcgttttgacattaaaaagtatataaattgtattatttttatgaaaataaatgatcatttcgctagataagacccttcttcctcagctggacttatttacaaccgcatttgggatcgtttaaagctgcatttaaactgcattttggaagtttaaactcggggcaccactgaagtcctctatatggaaaaaaaaagaatactgaaatgtttttctttaaaaatataatttccttacaaccgaagaaagaaagacatgaaagaaagaaagggtgagtgcattaaatgtaatttttaatatgcTGTTTGTAAAACAATCAGTAACCCATAACTTGTCGTCCCACATCAAACTCATCTGacatatgtgaacctggaccacaaaaccagtcttaagtagcacaggtatatttgtagcaatagccaacaatacctAAAATGatcgtttttttcttttatgccataaatcattaggatattaagtaaagattatgtttcaAGAAAATATTAGATAAATGTCATAccataaacatatcaaaacttaatttttgattagtaatatgcatggctaaaacttaatttggacaactttaaaagcatttttcctcaatatttagattttttttttttttttttcaaaaatgtctttatgtctggttttgtagtccaggctCGCATTTGTTGAGAACTCTTGTTGTAAATGCctgatttgtgcatatttctctcctgatttagaCGAGACGCAtacttttaagttaaaaatgtcttaatgaatTTGTTACAAACATCCTGCTTCACTTCACAAAATGACTGGAGTCacatggattacttgtgaatttttttttatcagctgtttatcaccaattcactacagaggatccatcaGTGTatgttaaatttctccaaatctgttataATAAAGAAACAACTCACCCatatcttgaatggcctgaaggtgaatcaaattttctttttttgtttaaatattcctttaaatcaaCTGTTATCCAATTTATTCTTAAACACGGAAGTAaccctatgggtgagacttccagttcgttaattgcttttttctttaatgtggAAGTAaacctatgggtgagacttctagTTCATTAGCTGcaatagggaaataacaagaagaataacaacgtgcagtaaactgtaaaactatttgcactacaaaccaatgtgctcataattaagataatacattaaaataaaatcgtaagacacaccaatttgcaatgtcaagcatcaaaacaagctgttttgtacagctaaaaatagctggatgcagatgagaccagaagcataaatattataaatggcCGTGCCCGATCTTAcgtgaaaaataaggtggatacaccAAATACCTTATCAACTCTTTGTAAGCATAACACTGCTCTATAGCAAGAGCTGACAAACAAAATATAGTCTCATGCATAGTATAATATCTTTATTACATTGTTCCAGATAAAATACACACAAggatttaacaaaacaatataaaatgatggaaaaataaaacacaatgagcaccaataataataactagaatAATTGTGCTGAAGAGGGTCTTCCTGGTGCAACATTTATATGCAAGTTACATCACACCAATTATTGCACTTGCATTTGTCTGCACTTTCCACACTATAGGAAACCTGTCAATAAATATGTGCTCTAAGCATCAAGCATGTGCAGTGAATCATAATCTTATTTGGTGTGactatctttattttttatttaatctattaTGATTGACATATCACTATTTGATGGacaaccataatgttataactgcatatagaaaa is from Labeo rohita strain BAU-BD-2019 chromosome 13, IGBB_LRoh.1.0, whole genome shotgun sequence and encodes:
- the selenou1a gene encoding selenoprotein U 1a isoform X2; translated protein: MGMWSLGLGAVGAAIAGIILANTDFLLTKPAPATVQYLGNADLKTIDSDEKTLKAKALWEKSGAVIMAVRRPGUFLCREEAAELSSLKPQLDELGVPLYAVVKENVGTEIQDFRPQFAGKIFLDEKQAFYGPQQRKMGVLGFIRLGVWQNFIRAWKSGFQGNMNGEGFILGGVFVIGSGEQGVLLEHREKEFGDKVSIESVLEAAKKIVVEK